One Campylobacter concisus DNA segment encodes these proteins:
- the yedE gene encoding YedE family putative selenium transporter has translation MSKTLLYIIAGASLGILAPVLVHFGNPANMGVCAACFLRDSMGALGFHQAKVVQYLRPEILGLIIGGFLASMLWSRNFTPVSGSAAFSRFFLGVFAMIGCLIFLGCPWRAFLRLGGGDMTAIAGVVGLFAGVFVGRTFKKNGYVLPESETTAKAIGFLPTIIAILLLMALIFGLKLGENGALFSSEKGPGSQHANLFISLICAIIIGAFMQRSKFCSVGAISKIFERDFSMFYGIVSIVLFASITNLVLNQYKFGFEGQPIAHNDMFWNFLGMTLAGLCFSLSYGCPGKHLVQMGAGNLSSAVFVLGMGAGAAISHNFVLASSGAGITPFAPYAVVIGFIYAIYVGFFTKKA, from the coding sequence ATGAGCAAAACATTGCTTTACATCATCGCAGGTGCGAGCCTTGGCATACTTGCTCCAGTGCTCGTTCATTTTGGCAACCCAGCAAACATGGGCGTTTGCGCGGCTTGCTTTTTACGAGATAGCATGGGTGCACTTGGCTTTCACCAGGCAAAAGTCGTGCAGTATCTAAGACCTGAAATTTTAGGGCTTATCATCGGAGGCTTTCTAGCTAGCATGCTTTGGAGTAGAAATTTCACTCCAGTATCTGGTAGCGCGGCATTTTCTAGGTTTTTCTTAGGCGTGTTTGCGATGATAGGCTGCCTCATATTTTTAGGCTGCCCTTGGAGGGCGTTTTTGCGCCTTGGAGGCGGAGATATGACCGCTATTGCTGGCGTTGTTGGCCTATTTGCTGGCGTCTTTGTGGGACGAACTTTTAAGAAAAACGGCTACGTTTTGCCAGAGAGCGAAACCACTGCAAAGGCGATAGGATTTTTGCCAACTATCATCGCGATTTTACTTTTGATGGCACTTATCTTTGGGCTAAAACTTGGCGAAAATGGCGCGTTATTTAGCTCAGAAAAAGGTCCAGGCTCACAGCATGCAAATTTATTTATCTCGCTTATTTGTGCCATCATCATCGGCGCATTTATGCAAAGAAGTAAATTTTGCTCAGTGGGAGCTATCAGCAAAATTTTTGAACGTGACTTTTCGATGTTTTATGGCATAGTCTCTATCGTTCTTTTTGCAAGCATCACAAATTTAGTGCTAAATCAATACAAATTTGGCTTTGAAGGACAACCTATCGCTCACAATGATATGTTTTGGAACTTCTTAGGCATGACGCTCGCTGGTCTTTGCTTTAGTCTAAGCTACGGCTGCCCTGGCAAACATCTAGTGCAGATGGGAGCTGGAAATTTAAGCTCAGCCGTATTTGTTTTAGGCATGGGCGCAGGTGCTGCTATAAGTCACAACTTCGTGCTTGCAAGCTCAGGAGCTGGCATCACACCTTTTGCCCCGTATGCCGTAGTGATCGGTTTTATATACGCTATTTATGTTGGATTTTTCACTAAAAAAGCTTAA
- a CDS encoding site-specific integrase yields the protein MYKNKNGTWCSDFIMDGVRFQRRYPNSTETEALKLEKEWKEAIRKGVWETNVSSARGGMKLSEALSFLHDRYWKYLDDTTHYRVCLNRVIKAIGDKEVSTLTTADLYELKDKMLNKGVNGKIYSPHSFNSSLVALGTAFRILEGLEVVKFKSKPNFKGLQVRQVVGKRPALRDDELLRAKEFLYNRTKKSKALSSVELYELFIVLSNLGLRPAEYFAIELGDISFEYDTITISKAVKTHKGTGTIIGAPKNGQSRTLPCGENVMEVFRNIRHRLEIARSVSKVEALKLLREIKGNDVLRMTYYWVSQGAYDNCKDLPLDKCPITHLNHDTANRMWWAVRNHLGYLGTSNTHGLYVLRHTVASRLVKLKGFNAYKLMAFMGYSDIKSSLHYIHLNVDDIRDGVGISV from the coding sequence ATGTATAAAAATAAAAATGGCACTTGGTGCAGTGATTTTATAATGGATGGTGTTAGATTTCAAAGGAGATATCCTAATAGCACTGAAACAGAAGCTCTAAAACTAGAGAAAGAGTGGAAAGAAGCTATACGCAAAGGTGTATGGGAGACCAATGTAAGCTCAGCTAGAGGCGGTATGAAACTATCAGAGGCTTTAAGCTTCTTACACGATAGATACTGGAAATACCTAGATGATACAACACATTATAGAGTATGCCTTAACAGAGTTATAAAAGCCATAGGAGACAAGGAAGTATCTACGCTTACAACAGCTGACCTATATGAGCTAAAAGATAAGATGCTAAACAAAGGAGTTAATGGCAAGATATATTCGCCACACTCTTTTAACTCATCTCTAGTAGCTCTTGGAACAGCCTTTAGAATACTTGAGGGTCTTGAAGTAGTTAAGTTTAAATCTAAACCAAACTTCAAAGGACTTCAAGTTAGGCAAGTGGTAGGTAAAAGACCTGCTCTAAGAGACGATGAGCTTCTAAGAGCTAAAGAGTTTTTATATAACAGAACTAAAAAATCTAAAGCACTATCTAGCGTAGAGCTATACGAACTCTTTATAGTCCTATCTAATCTTGGGCTAAGACCTGCTGAATACTTTGCTATTGAGCTAGGAGATATTAGTTTTGAGTATGATACTATCACTATCTCTAAGGCAGTTAAGACACACAAAGGCACTGGTACTATCATAGGAGCTCCTAAGAACGGACAAAGCAGAACCCTACCTTGTGGAGAGAATGTTATGGAGGTTTTTAGAAATATAAGACACAGATTGGAGATAGCTAGAAGCGTAAGTAAAGTAGAAGCCCTAAAACTCCTCAGAGAAATAAAGGGTAACGATGTGCTTCGTATGACATACTACTGGGTATCTCAAGGGGCTTATGATAACTGCAAAGACTTACCCCTAGATAAGTGTCCTATAACCCACCTAAATCACGATACAGCAAATCGTATGTGGTGGGCTGTGAGAAACCATCTTGGATATTTAGGGACTAGCAACACTCACGGACTTTACGTATTACGCCATACGGTGGCTTCTAGGTTAGTAAAATTAAAAGGATTTAACGCTTATAAATTAATGGCTTTTATGGGTTACTCAGATATTAAAAGTAGCTTACATTACATACATCTAAATGTAGATGATATACGTGATGGTGTGGGGATTAGCGTTTAG
- a CDS encoding tyrosine-type recombinase/integrase — translation MELVTMVTINRCGIYKVRFRIHQELRNYFNKNEVNKSLNTKDIAEAKSKAAIILGKYEQILKVCKVLDKSQIQELVDKYIKETLEQDLIDRAVKGQGTVFCNVGFDVYNNTLALASADMAETLKGDYAQDLSNNNYRLIEETLDELLDKNSIEVDKTSNDYKLLSYYMMLAQIQILDEASKRGRGEIHTPPEVISNRLFYSQKHINKPQPKEANERKITTNKEALDSYIKFYKARCDENNTTKDQYRDVVSFLTEVFLELVSPNEDVAKTTLEDIIDIRDIIKTLPKRNIQKYRVMSVDELIDAEIDEADIISSRTLVKYMKWIKGCYAYYHSTGLIQTNPLQLIATTSGTNALDERLPLEHKEIEQLLTLTKDDKVTNNLIKVFYTSGMRLSELYKCSLKEIDGVKVYDLTDRSISLKTKSSYRLIPIHRSIDVSLLKELPTQDGFSKRVNELIRSHISDDKRKVLYSLRHSFATDLKNNRIDPNVISELMGHSHQTMTLQRYASSYDVHILKEAIETLSI, via the coding sequence ATGGAGCTTGTCACTATGGTCACTATCAATAGATGTGGTATCTACAAAGTTAGGTTTAGAATTCATCAGGAGCTACGCAACTACTTCAATAAAAATGAAGTCAATAAATCTTTAAACACAAAAGATATAGCAGAAGCTAAATCAAAAGCAGCTATAATACTAGGCAAATACGAGCAAATCCTAAAGGTCTGTAAAGTGTTAGATAAGAGCCAAATACAAGAGCTTGTCGATAAATATATCAAGGAAACATTGGAGCAGGATTTAATAGACAGAGCTGTTAAAGGGCAAGGTACTGTTTTTTGCAATGTAGGCTTTGATGTTTATAATAATACCCTAGCTCTAGCTAGTGCGGATATGGCTGAGACTTTAAAAGGCGACTACGCTCAAGATTTAAGCAATAATAATTATAGGCTCATAGAAGAAACCCTAGACGAACTCTTAGATAAAAACTCTATAGAGGTTGATAAAACTTCTAACGATTATAAGCTTCTTAGTTATTATATGATGTTGGCGCAAATACAAATACTAGATGAGGCTTCAAAAAGAGGCAGGGGAGAAATACACACACCGCCTGAAGTTATTAGCAATAGACTATTTTATTCACAAAAACATATCAATAAACCTCAACCAAAAGAAGCTAATGAGAGAAAGATCACAACCAACAAAGAGGCTTTAGATAGTTATATTAAGTTTTATAAGGCTAGATGTGATGAAAACAATACAACCAAAGATCAATATAGAGATGTAGTTTCATTTCTTACAGAAGTCTTTTTGGAGTTAGTCTCTCCTAATGAGGATGTTGCAAAAACAACGCTAGAGGATATTATTGATATTAGAGATATTATCAAAACTCTCCCTAAGCGAAATATACAAAAATACAGAGTTATGAGTGTTGATGAGTTGATAGATGCCGAGATTGATGAAGCTGATATTATATCCTCTAGAACATTAGTAAAGTATATGAAGTGGATAAAGGGCTGTTATGCATACTATCATAGCACAGGCTTAATACAAACCAATCCTTTGCAGCTTATAGCTACTACAAGTGGCACAAATGCCTTAGATGAAAGATTGCCATTAGAACATAAAGAAATAGAGCAACTGCTTACTTTAACCAAAGATGATAAAGTAACCAACAATCTAATCAAAGTATTTTATACAAGCGGTATGAGGCTATCAGAACTATATAAGTGCTCTTTAAAAGAGATTGATGGTGTCAAGGTATATGATTTAACTGATAGGAGTATAAGTTTAAAAACTAAGAGCAGTTATAGGCTTATACCAATACATAGAAGCATTGACGTGTCACTTTTAAAAGAGTTACCTACACAGGACGGATTTAGTAAAAGGGTTAATGAGCTTATTAGAAGCCATATTTCTGATGACAAAAGAAAAGTACTATACTCTTTAAGGCATAGTTTTGCTACAGACCTTAAGAACAATAGAATAGACCCTAACGTTATCTCTGAGCTTATGGGTCATTCACATCAAACTATGACACTTCAAAGGTATGCTAGCTCCTATGACGTGCATATATTAAAAGAGGCTATTGAGACTTTGAGTATTTAA
- a CDS encoding Cj0814 family flagellar-dependent secreted protein, whose translation MKVSYNSILTKQHYQKHTKSEGFANFLPNTPNINSISQVTTPKNDFVSSSAIDSLYQAKFTSQEGYGYSVDAKGFMGADFNKAAGLPQDFKIHKSTLDAIVLHNQKHPNFTNILMDTRKDNALFGEDSFANIDLADTIKQYYKIFDQISAGVISKGKEFYSAEDLAKMPKGYFSKDKKIEHVEYLMGRMTSDGLDGLTDRSNEKITHIFRTTQDVENARKLVNDLSDINVEVNGNFLDFSPEVMTTEHTIPYMWVSSAGYDFKPDMSVYDNEQGYTKEQIFVAFLKNEQGLVLQGGTTRITDEALSVYKNYQIITKQDRSEIGIPKAYYDEILSGKKDLKDILARILKLRNLELKKDQTLEGLASKIMDVLKEFDERTKTREL comes from the coding sequence ATGAAAGTCTCTTATAACTCCATCTTAACAAAACAGCACTACCAAAAACATACAAAAAGCGAAGGCTTTGCAAATTTCCTACCCAATACTCCAAATATAAATTCGATCAGCCAAGTCACTACTCCTAAAAATGACTTTGTTTCATCTAGCGCTATCGACTCTCTTTATCAGGCCAAATTTACTTCACAAGAGGGCTATGGATATAGTGTAGATGCTAAAGGATTTATGGGAGCTGATTTTAACAAAGCAGCAGGTTTGCCACAGGACTTTAAAATCCACAAAAGCACGCTTGATGCGATAGTGCTACACAATCAAAAGCACCCAAACTTTACAAATATTTTAATGGATACAAGAAAGGATAATGCGCTATTTGGAGAGGATAGCTTTGCAAATATCGATCTAGCAGACACTATAAAGCAATACTATAAAATTTTTGATCAAATTTCAGCTGGAGTTATTAGTAAGGGTAAAGAATTTTACTCAGCCGAGGACCTAGCAAAGATGCCAAAGGGCTACTTTTCAAAAGATAAAAAAATAGAGCATGTTGAATACCTAATGGGTAGGATGACTAGCGACGGGCTAGATGGACTAACCGACAGAAGCAATGAAAAGATAACTCATATCTTTAGAACAACTCAAGACGTAGAAAATGCACGCAAGCTAGTAAATGATCTAAGCGATATAAATGTAGAAGTCAATGGAAATTTCCTTGACTTTTCTCCAGAAGTGATGACAACTGAGCATACTATCCCTTATATGTGGGTTAGCAGTGCTGGATATGACTTTAAGCCTGATATGTCTGTATATGACAATGAACAAGGCTATACTAAGGAGCAAATCTTTGTAGCATTTTTAAAAAACGAGCAAGGTCTTGTGCTGCAAGGTGGCACAACAAGGATAACCGACGAGGCTCTTAGTGTATATAAAAACTATCAAATAATTACAAAGCAAGATAGAAGCGAGATAGGCATACCAAAGGCTTATTATGATGAGATACTATCTGGTAAGAAAGATCTAAAGGATATACTAGCTAGGATTTTAAAGCTTAGAAATTTAGAGCTTAAAAAAGATCAAACACTCGAGGGGCTAGCAAGTAAAATAATGGATGTTTTAAAAGAATTTGATGAGAGGACGAAGACAAGAGAGCTTTAA
- a CDS encoding response regulator, giving the protein MNISPNLEPININLPKDMIYSRVLLGVDRVQTLDNTNLKSELKDIATKLISNSTYSIIQSASTSGVKSEYAKADSGTNDAFSYVDIQRRNWDKKDFENKYLFGEDASALRKVDQTSTYFSSINSKTPIKPIAAADTKFTNLNDYAYEKTIKTSLGDVEVFLDLYDDNDKLGIGKLDANGFLFNFDSNKDGVINSGDKYFDKLKVRGYDKDGNEKIFKLSEVTSEINLNDFIKKDIRNLSHEAMDFASKNTVDYRVSLNNSNPYTLFSAEYRYQKIDKEETNKFFKDHADQDGWVDLRDNKIFNEESGLSNFAYEKVGFDGKKRLSEFNPIIKPSGSKQDESFSYAGYQKDSFMKFYNDYQKESSAHSKDVEWISKNLKENDVEDADDLISKLKATKSSYMIAMQSEFEKATGLEFSLENLERVKHAFESDTSKAAAALKDTDSVIAMKLNKNGTITLKFDSGRELEVKEIYSDTGKLISKDDKDSKRASINLDAKTMNDVELNRLDFKDIGIKQDEKISSLKELGAKLIKNLSDKFTSKFLIGLENGKSITTKEIYNITYLENDLKFKELSSKDRLYKKVDTRV; this is encoded by the coding sequence ATGAATATATCACCAAATTTAGAGCCCATAAATATAAATTTACCCAAAGATATGATCTATTCAAGGGTCCTTCTTGGCGTAGATAGAGTGCAAACTTTAGACAATACAAATTTAAAGTCTGAGCTTAAAGACATCGCTACTAAGCTTATCTCAAATAGCACTTACTCTATCATCCAAAGCGCCAGCACCAGTGGCGTGAAGTCAGAGTATGCTAAAGCAGATAGTGGGACAAACGATGCTTTTTCTTATGTGGATATACAAAGAAGAAACTGGGACAAAAAAGACTTTGAGAACAAATATCTCTTTGGCGAAGATGCCTCAGCGCTAAGGAAAGTGGATCAAACTAGCACCTATTTCTCATCTATAAATTCAAAAACTCCCATTAAGCCCATTGCGGCAGCAGATACTAAATTTACAAATTTAAATGACTACGCCTATGAAAAAACGATAAAAACTTCACTGGGTGATGTAGAGGTCTTTTTGGATCTTTATGACGATAATGACAAACTAGGCATAGGCAAGCTAGACGCAAATGGATTTTTATTTAACTTTGATAGCAACAAGGACGGAGTGATAAATTCTGGTGATAAATACTTTGATAAGCTAAAGGTTAGAGGCTACGATAAAGACGGTAATGAGAAAATTTTCAAACTAAGCGAAGTTACGAGCGAGATAAACCTTAACGACTTTATTAAAAAGGATATTAGAAATTTAAGCCATGAGGCTATGGACTTTGCTAGCAAAAATACGGTTGATTATAGAGTTAGTTTAAACAACTCAAACCCTTATACTCTATTTTCAGCCGAGTATCGCTACCAAAAGATAGACAAAGAAGAGACTAATAAATTTTTCAAAGACCATGCAGACCAAGACGGCTGGGTAGATCTTAGGGATAATAAGATATTTAACGAAGAGAGCGGCTTAAGTAACTTTGCCTATGAGAAAGTTGGCTTTGACGGCAAGAAAAGGCTTAGTGAGTTTAACCCTATCATAAAACCATCTGGATCTAAACAAGATGAGAGCTTTTCATACGCAGGCTATCAAAAAGATAGCTTTATGAAATTTTATAATGACTACCAAAAAGAGTCTAGCGCTCACAGCAAAGACGTAGAGTGGATAAGCAAAAATTTAAAAGAAAATGATGTAGAAGACGCAGATGATCTCATCTCAAAGCTAAAAGCCACAAAGTCATCTTATATGATCGCTATGCAGAGTGAGTTTGAAAAGGCAACTGGGCTTGAGTTTAGCCTAGAAAATTTAGAAAGAGTAAAGCATGCTTTTGAGAGTGATACGAGCAAGGCAGCAGCTGCACTAAAAGACACAGACAGCGTAATAGCTATGAAGCTAAATAAAAATGGCACGATCACACTTAAATTTGACAGCGGAAGAGAGCTAGAGGTAAAAGAAATTTATAGTGACACGGGCAAGCTAATAAGCAAAGATGACAAAGATAGCAAAAGAGCAAGTATAAATTTAGATGCCAAAACCATGAATGATGTAGAGCTAAATAGACTTGACTTTAAGGATATAGGCATAAAGCAAGATGAGAAGATATCTAGCCTAAAAGAGCTTGGAGCAAAGCTCATTAAAAACCTCTCTGATAAATTTACAAGTAAATTTCTGATCGGACTTGAAAACGGCAAAAGTATCACCACCAAAGAAATTTACAACATCACCTACCTTGAAAATGACCTAAAATTTAAAGAGCTATCTAGCAAAGATAGGCTTTATAAAAAGGTAGATACGAGAGTTTAG
- a CDS encoding Cj0814 family flagellar-dependent secreted protein, producing the protein MINALGSYPLNLEQNIKVSTKASTNQTSSLVLGYKIDKDGYFTDEFNKQAGIPSEYKIHSSTLESLVRIATQPDYMQRVFDSIDILKTVNNAYKVLSQVVGEDTLNSKDSFSLDEIRNFPQGFEYNRQSMQVTKINNSIHEFGSAAADFNGKESNKQMISTLFFNPSFSGGDGRQPLKPTTDIFNNNNGGKENTVIGVFMDPHGEKYTNKDGSITKGGLIAAVINNNLDVREGETTAQGKREGYDKSIDSKEFNRAFELFELMGEMKFGPGFINATDNDIAGMPKYMQDHIRSKRDFVYIDLESGFVSTPEDRRRGYEEDELSFKKMMEHNLKMLKLLFGEIDKDGKKSKDFMDSFLKFSMPPLNLVKELNENPAGKYLVDMLGIKRDVDIKA; encoded by the coding sequence ATGATAAACGCACTTGGTAGCTACCCCTTGAATTTAGAGCAGAACATAAAGGTATCAACCAAAGCTTCTACAAACCAAACTAGCTCTCTAGTTTTAGGCTACAAGATAGATAAAGATGGCTACTTTACAGATGAGTTTAATAAACAAGCTGGCATACCAAGCGAATATAAAATTCACTCAAGCACACTGGAGTCTTTAGTCAGGATAGCGACGCAGCCTGACTATATGCAAAGGGTTTTTGACAGCATCGATATACTAAAAACTGTAAATAATGCCTACAAAGTTCTCTCCCAAGTAGTTGGCGAAGACACGCTAAATTCAAAAGATAGCTTTAGCTTAGATGAGATAAGAAATTTCCCTCAAGGCTTTGAGTATAACCGCCAAAGTATGCAAGTAACCAAGATCAATAACTCCATTCATGAATTTGGCTCGGCTGCGGCTGATTTTAACGGCAAAGAGTCAAATAAGCAGATGATAAGCACGCTTTTTTTCAACCCAAGCTTTAGCGGTGGAGATGGCAGGCAGCCATTAAAGCCAACAACAGATATCTTTAACAACAACAATGGTGGCAAAGAAAATACGGTCATTGGTGTATTTATGGATCCGCATGGAGAGAAATACACTAATAAAGATGGCTCAATAACCAAAGGCGGACTTATAGCAGCCGTTATAAACAACAACCTTGATGTAAGAGAGGGCGAGACAACAGCACAAGGCAAAAGAGAAGGCTATGACAAGAGCATAGATAGTAAAGAATTTAATAGGGCATTTGAGCTGTTCGAGCTTATGGGTGAGATGAAATTTGGACCTGGCTTTATAAATGCTACTGATAATGACATAGCTGGCATGCCTAAATATATGCAAGATCACATTAGGTCTAAAAGAGACTTTGTCTATATCGACTTAGAAAGTGGCTTTGTCAGCACTCCTGAAGATAGACGTAGGGGATATGAAGAAGACGAACTATCATTTAAAAAGATGATGGAGCATAATCTAAAAATGCTAAAGCTACTCTTTGGCGAGATAGACAAAGACGGCAAAAAGAGCAAAGACTTTATGGATAGCTTTTTGAAATTTAGTATGCCACCTTTAAATTTAGTAAAAGAGCTAAATGAAAACCCAGCTGGAAAATACCTAGTAGATATGCTTGGTATAAAAAGAGATGTTGATATAAAGGCATAG